In a genomic window of Cynocephalus volans isolate mCynVol1 chromosome 1, mCynVol1.pri, whole genome shotgun sequence:
- the LOC134361610 gene encoding intraflagellar transport protein 70B-like — protein sequence MAGLGGAQIPDGEFTAVVYRLIRDSRYAEAVQLLGGELQRSPRSRAGLSLLGYCYYRLQEFALAAECYEQLGQLHPELEQYRLYQAQALYKACLYPEATRVAFLLLDNPAYHSRVLRLQAAIKYSEGDLPGARSLVEQILSGEGGEESGGENDLDGQVNLGCLLYKEGQYEAACSKFFAALQASGYRPDLSYNLALACYSNRHYAPALKHIADIIERGIRQHPELGVGMTTEGIDVRSVGNTLVLHQTALVEAFNLKAAIEYQLRNYEAAQEALTDMPPRAEEELDPVTLHNQALMNMDARPTEGFEKLQFLLQQNPFPPETFGNLLLLYCKYEYFDLAADVLAENAQMTYKFLTPYLYDFLDAVITCQTAPEEAFIKLDGLAGTLTEQLRRLTKQVQEARHNRDEEAVKKAVNEYDDTLEKYIPVLMAQAKIYWNLENYSMVEKIFRKSVEFCNDHDVWKLNVAHVLFMQENKYKEAIGFYEPIVKKHYDNILNVSAIVLANLCVSYIMTSQNEEAEELMRKIEKEEEQLSYDDPNKKIYHLCIVNLVIGTLYCAKGNYDFGISRVIKSLEPYNKKLGTDTWYYAKRCFLSLLENMSKHTIMLRDSVIQECIQFLEHCELYGRNIPAVIEQPLEEERMHIGKNTVTYESRQLKALIYEIIGWNM from the coding sequence ATGGCGGGGCTGGGCGGCGCGCAGATCCCCGATGGGGAGTTCACCGCGGTGGTGTACCGGCTCATCCGGGATTCCCGCTACGCCGAGGCGGTGCAGCTGCTGGGCGGGGAGCTGCAGCGCAGCCCCAGGAGCCGCGCCGGCCTGTCGCTGCTGGGCTACTGCTACTACCGCCTGCAGGAGTTCGCGCTGGCGGCCGAGTGCTATGAGCAGCTGGGCCAGCTGCACCCCGAACTGGAGCAGTACCGCCTGTACCAGGCCCAGGCCCTGTACAAGGCCTGCCTCTATCCAGAGGCGACCCGGGTCGCCTTCCTCCTCCTAGACAACCCCGCCTACCACAGCCGGGTCCTCCGCCTGCAGGCTGCTATCAAGTACAGCGAGGGCGATCTGCCAGGGGCCAGGAGCCTGGTGGAGCAGATACTgagtggggaagggggagaagaaaGTGGGGGCGAGAACGATCTTGACGGCCAGGTTAACCTGGGTTGTTTGCTGTACAAGGAGGGACAGTACGAAGCTGCGTGTTCCAAGTTCTTTGCTGCCCTGCAGGCCTCGGGCTACCGGCCTGACCTTTCCTACAATCTGGCTTTGGCCTGTTATAGCAACAGGCACTATGCCCCGGCGCTGAAGCACATCGCTGACATTATTGAGCGTGGCATCCGCCAGCACCCAGAGCTAGGTGTGGGCATGACCACTGAGGGCATTGACGTTCGCAGTGTCGGTAACACTTTAGTCCTCCACCAGACTGCTTTGGTGGAAGCTTTCAACCTCAAGGCAGCCATAGAATACCAGCTGAGAAACTATGAGGCGGCTCAGGAAGCCCTCACTGACATGCCACCTAGGGCAGAAGAAGAGTTGGACCCTGTGACCCTGCACAACCAGGCACTAATGAACATGGATGCCAGGCCTACAGAAGGCTTTGAAAAGCTACAGTTTTTGCTCCAGCAGAACCCCTTTCCCCCAGAGACTTTTGGCAACCTGTTGCTGCTCTACTGTAAGTATGAGTATTTTGACCTGGCAGCAGATGTCCTAGCAGAAAATGCCCAAATGACTTATAAGTTCCTTACCCCCTATCTCTATGACTTCTTGGATGCCGTGATCACTTGCCAGACAGCCCCTGAAGAGGCTTTCATTAAGCTTGATGGGCTAGCAGGGACGCTGACTGAGCAGCTCCGGAGACTGACCAAACAAGTGCAGGAAGCAAGACACAATAGAGACGAAGAAGCTGTCAAAAAGGCAGTAAATGAATATGATGACACCCTTGAGAAGTATATTCCTGTGTTGATGGCCCAGGCAAAAATCTACTGGAACCTGGAAAATTATTCGATGGTGGAAAAGATCTTCCGCAAATCTGTGGAATTCTGTAATGACCATGATGTGTGGAAGTTGAATGTGGCTCATGTTCTGTTCATGcaggaaaacaaatacaaagaagCCATTGGTTTTTATGAGCCCATAGTCAAGAAGCATTACGATAACATCCTGAATGTCAGTGCTATTGTACTAGCTAACCTCTGTGTTTCATATATCATGACAAGTCAGAATGAAGAAGCTGAGGAGTTGATGAGGAAGATCGAAAAGGAGGAAGAGCAGCTCTCCTATGATGACCCAAATAAGAAGATCTATCACCTCTGCATTGTGAATTTGGTGATAGGAACACTTTATTGTGCTAAAGGAAATTATGACTTTGGTATTTCTCGAGTTATCAAAAGCCTGGAACCTTATAATAAAAAACTGGGAACTGATACCTGGTATTATGCCAAAAGATGCTTCCTGTCCTTATTAGAAAACATGTCAAAACACACAATCATGCTGCGTGACAGTGTTATTCAAGAATGTATCCAGTTTTTAGAACACTGTGAACTTTATGGCAGAAACATACCTGCTGTTATTGAACAACCcctggaagaagaaagaatgcaTATTGGAAAGAATACGGTCACATATGAATCTAGACAGTTGAAAGCTTTGATTTATGAGATTATAGGGTGGAATATGTAG